One Argentina anserina chromosome 6, drPotAnse1.1, whole genome shotgun sequence genomic window, GGATGATATTCCACCGCCTATTAAGAATTTCAAGGATATGAGGTTTCCTGAACCGATTTTGAAGATGTTGAAAACCAAGGGGATTGTTCAGCCAACGCCTATTCAGGTGCAGGGTCTTCCGGTGATTTTGTCAGGGAGGGATATGATTGGTATTGCATTTACCGGTTCAGGGAAGACGTTGGTTTTTGTGTTGCCGTTGATTATGATAGCAATGCAGGAGGAGATGATGATGCCGATTGTTCCTGGAGAAGGGCCTTTCGGATTGATTATTTGTCCATCCAGGGAGCTTGCGAGGCAGACTTATGAAGTAGTGGAACAATTTTTGACTCCTATGAGAGAGGCTGGGTATCCTGAGATAAGGCCGCTGCTATGTATTGGTGGAGTGGAAATGAAGTCACAATTGGATATTGTGCGCAAGGGTGTTCATATAGTTGTTGCTACTCCTGGGAGGTTGAAGGATTTGCtggcaaagaaaaaaatgaacctTGATAATTGCAGGTAAGGTTCTTTGTTTTCATACATTCAAcatcattttatttctttgcTTGTATTGAGCTAGATTTTCATTGCCCCTTTTTGGTATCGACATGGAAAATCTCTTTAATCTGTTCATTCCTCTTTAAGGTAGTGGATATCTACACTTTACGACTAGCTTTAGGAGCTCTCAGTTTAATCTATTCATTCCTCTCTAAGGTAGTGGCTATGTACACTTTACGATTTGCTTTAGGAGCTCTCAGAAATCAGTGTAGTATCCTTTACAAACTGGATATAATTGTGCTTGTCCTCAGATATACAATCATACACCATAGTTGAGATTGTATCTTGTGTTCGTTTTCGTGGGATGtgtcctctccctctcttgaatatgttttgcattgcatctttATGACGAGAATACTGAGCTCTACTGTTTTTCCCTGCAGATATCTAACTTTAGATGAGGCTGATAGATTGGTAGATTTGGGATTCGAAGATGACATAAGAGAAGTTTTTGACCATTTCAAAGCTCAACGACAGACTCTGTTATTTTCAGCCACCATGCCCGCAAAAATTCAGAACTTTGCTAGAAGTGCTTTGGTCAAGCCTGTCACTGTTAACGTTGGACGAGCTGGAGCAGCAAATCTTGATGTGATTCAGGAGGTTGAGTATGTGAAGCAAGAAGCCAAGATTGTATACCTTCTTGAATGTCTGCAAAAGACTCCACCTCCAGTTCTAATATTTTGTGAAAACAAAGCTGACGTCGATGATATTCATGAATATCTTCTGTTAAAAGGAGTGGAAGCAGTGGCTATTCATGGAGGGAAGGAtcaggaagagagagagtatGCTATTTCTTCCTTCAAGGCAGGGAAGAAAGATGTCTTAGTGGCAACTGATGTTGCTTCGAAAGGTTTGGATTTTCCTGATATTCAACATGTCATTAATTATGACATGCCAGCAGAAATTGAAAACTACGTTCACAGGATTGGACGAACAGGAAGATGTGGCAAGACTGGAATTGCAACGACATTTATCAACAAGAACCAGAGTGAGACTACATTACTAGATTTGAAGCACCTTTTGCAAGAGGCAAAACAGAGGATTCCACCTGTTTTGGCTGAGCTTAATGATCCAATGGAAGACAATGAAGATATTACTGATGCAAGTGGGGTTAAAGGTTGTGCTTATTGTGGTGGGCTTGGTCATCGTATCAAAGATTGTCCAAAACTGGAGCAGCAGAAAAGCGTCACAATCTCTAATGTTAAAAGAGATTATTATGGTTCTGGTGGTTACAGAGGCGAAATGTGATGTCTTAGGACAACTGTactggaaaataaaaaacggACTTGTACTGTTTTGTTCAACATATGAATTTCATACTTGAGGTATTCTGCAGTTTTGTTTTGTACATATTGATGGGAGGGAGTAATTTCAAATTTATCTTGTTGAGCAAATCCTTTTTCTCTTTCCGGGTCTGAAATATGCAAGACATACTATATGATTATCTAGCTACAAGTACGATTACATATCCAGAGACAGATATTCATCTCTGTTCACAGCAGCAGAGACAGAGTGCGAACTAAATCTTGTTGCATATCCTCCGATAAAACAGCTCCAATTCTTTCATCCTGTTCATCCACAGATAATATACAACTTAATTAGCACGCAGTGTCCGCTGAGAAATAAAGAATTCAAGTTGCAGCAACAAACTCCCAGGAATCACAGAACACAATATATGGGATCACCACAGAATTTACCTGTGAAGGGGTCTCACTCGTACATCCATCATTAAGCTTGCACTCTCTTGCTAATATCTGAAACTGCTGATATATCTCATCTATCAGCTTCCTTCTTTCTTCTGCACCCTCATATATTTCTTGCTTcgtactttcattttcttcttcgaGAATCCTCATTCTCTCATTTAGTTCTTCAATTTCACTAGAGCACAATACAGCTTTACCCTTGCAACAATGGTTCGCCTTACTGCTTGAACAACCTAGTACCAGTGACTTTTTCGAGCCATTTCAGCACCCTTGTTCCTTGGCTCAGTGTTTAAGTTGTGGTACGATGCTCTTTCCATTTTGATGCTActcttgttctttgtttgcTCACTAGTGCTTGCACTATCACATCTCAAGAGCTCCTCAGTTAACGAACATTGTTTCAACCCAGGCTTGAAAGCTTCCATGTTCCAACTATTAGAATCCTGCAACCAATGCAAACTTTCCTCTCTGTTCACAGAAGATGTGAATGAATGAACATACCTTTTGACAGTTATACATAGAGACACGAACACAGAATACCAAGTACTACAAATCAGAGGTTTGCAATTTCGAATACCGAAATGTTGTCATCAAACTTGGCAATTCGGCTACAACCTTAAATGTGTATGCTCCCTGCTGATACCAAGTCTGACCTTTACATATGTATACGCATACCGAGAATTCGTTTAGGAGCTTTGTACTGACTACTGACTACTGACACATTATGTGCGAATGCCATGGTGAACAAGTTGGGTGAAAACTTCTTGATGATCCCATCATTGTTTGAGTAAAAAAACGTCATTGGTAACAAATGATGGTTGCTTAAATACTACTATGCTTCACTTGTAAGAGATCAGGGGGTGTTCGGAGTGTTATGCCGTAGAGTTGTAGAGTTGAATGAAGTGCAGTATGTGAAATTAAGGACAACATTATCTCTTATAATGTGGAAGAGGAAACTGGTATGCACATGCAGAGAGATTGTCTTCTCTCTAAATATGTCTGCACTCATTTTGGCTTCTACTGACAGCAAATCTATCAAGCTTCTGGTCATGAAGTAATCATTCTGGGAATTAGTAGGCAAATATTTGGATCAATTCCAAAAATGTTTAAGAATCTGATAAGGACTTGACCTTGAATATGGCACACTGTTAAATGTATGGTAGGCGACTTTGGCTCCATACAGTAAGAGGCTTCTGGTGTTGTACTGacattctaaatttctaatgaCCAATAGAACCAGTCATCTAAAGAGCCTGATAATTTATTCTGTACTCTTTATTTCTTTACAGTTTTATCACTTTATGATAAAGTGATTGATTCATTCTCTAAGATGAACTAACCCGTTCTTCTAGTCCATTTCTTTCATGTCATCCACTGTCATTAGGCAAGGGGAACCAGAGTTGGCAAATATGTTGTTTATGATATTTATCACATTTCTCTATTACATAACTTTAATTTAATTGATTTTGCCGTTTTTAACAAGCATAAATTACTTCTTAGTTCATAT contains:
- the LOC126798229 gene encoding DEAD-box ATP-dependent RNA helicase 35; amino-acid sequence: MEEDDDLYVPVAKRRAMAAQRILQRKGNASGLVDDSEKSPPKEVKPSLLVKASQLKRDAPEITETEQLVQQEKEMIEHLSDRKTLMSVRELAKGITYTDPVPTGWKPPLQIRRMPKKQCDLIRKQWHIIVNGDDIPPPIKNFKDMRFPEPILKMLKTKGIVQPTPIQVQGLPVILSGRDMIGIAFTGSGKTLVFVLPLIMIAMQEEMMMPIVPGEGPFGLIICPSRELARQTYEVVEQFLTPMREAGYPEIRPLLCIGGVEMKSQLDIVRKGVHIVVATPGRLKDLLAKKKMNLDNCRYLTLDEADRLVDLGFEDDIREVFDHFKAQRQTLLFSATMPAKIQNFARSALVKPVTVNVGRAGAANLDVIQEVEYVKQEAKIVYLLECLQKTPPPVLIFCENKADVDDIHEYLLLKGVEAVAIHGGKDQEEREYAISSFKAGKKDVLVATDVASKGLDFPDIQHVINYDMPAEIENYVHRIGRTGRCGKTGIATTFINKNQSETTLLDLKHLLQEAKQRIPPVLAELNDPMEDNEDITDASGVKGCAYCGGLGHRIKDCPKLEQQKSVTISNVKRDYYGSGGYRGEM